A single genomic interval of Parvularcula marina harbors:
- a CDS encoding DUF3857 domain-containing transglutaminase family protein encodes MYLRALTLAFGASLVLALMPVRAQDGKAEIAPVPEWVEDSGRPDPDLVSRDEAEDGSIVLLYDMQRRKTADGYDSFWRFAELVTSVAGLEEAARLSLDYDPTKEEIILHDVAIWRGGKKLDRLEGLELQFARQEQELDRGIVDGRMTVFAELPDVRVGDIIDVSHTLVAKTPLWPDEFFADFPTRFVVDTGFGRRRIIVPDDLPLTIRTRGDAEDMTVSRKNGMTEYLWQATHPDIYDYEANTPVGHIQGGSLSISSYDEWSDVAAWAADLYDIDMTLPAGLAEELDELKGTDAEKITWAIRHVQDNVRYVSDVIGLGAYRPRPPALTGRRGYGDCKDKSLLLTAMLRHMGYEAVPALVHSDEGALLPLVAPGPVHFDHVIVRIEWQGKPHYIDATWSLQGGVFPEIYAPRYSWALPIRPGAELEEMNDSPLDAPEKEVVETYAFEDSGDIAFTVASVFHGRAADVMRGDISETSNRTMSENYRDWYRKRYPGLDMVERIKVTDDRDANLITMMESYSLAFEDFEADDLDDEFAYSAYSVDYDLPEVDGKDRKAPIAIPHPLNAVHEVIVENGGTHDGMEAVSSRIGPLSVDFETKEDGERLHLRWAIRTEGRAIPAEDAQSYERARRAFDDLLYITWDFGKLGEDDETEQSPSVGEILRDAFFGR; translated from the coding sequence ATGTATCTCAGGGCACTAACGCTCGCCTTTGGCGCAAGCCTCGTTCTCGCGCTGATGCCTGTGCGGGCGCAAGACGGCAAAGCGGAGATCGCGCCCGTCCCTGAATGGGTTGAGGATTCGGGCCGGCCGGACCCGGACCTTGTCTCCCGCGATGAGGCCGAGGACGGCTCGATCGTCCTTCTCTATGACATGCAGCGCCGCAAGACAGCCGATGGCTATGATTCCTTCTGGCGGTTTGCCGAACTCGTCACCAGCGTCGCTGGGCTTGAGGAAGCCGCCCGGTTGTCGCTCGATTATGATCCGACCAAGGAGGAGATCATCCTTCATGACGTTGCGATCTGGCGGGGCGGTAAAAAGCTCGACCGCCTTGAAGGGCTGGAGCTGCAATTTGCGCGACAGGAGCAGGAGCTTGACCGCGGTATCGTTGATGGCCGCATGACCGTCTTTGCCGAGCTGCCCGATGTCCGGGTCGGCGACATCATCGATGTCTCCCACACGCTGGTGGCGAAGACGCCGCTCTGGCCGGATGAGTTCTTTGCCGATTTCCCGACCCGCTTTGTGGTGGATACAGGGTTCGGCCGTCGGCGGATCATCGTGCCTGATGACTTGCCGCTGACCATCCGGACCCGCGGCGATGCCGAGGACATGACCGTCAGCCGCAAGAACGGTATGACGGAATATCTGTGGCAGGCAACCCATCCCGACATCTATGATTATGAGGCCAACACACCGGTCGGCCATATTCAGGGCGGCAGCCTGTCGATCTCCAGCTATGATGAGTGGAGTGATGTCGCCGCCTGGGCCGCCGATCTCTATGACATCGACATGACCCTGCCTGCGGGGCTTGCCGAAGAGCTAGATGAGCTCAAAGGGACGGATGCGGAGAAAATCACCTGGGCGATCCGGCATGTGCAGGACAATGTCCGCTATGTCAGTGACGTGATCGGACTGGGCGCCTATCGCCCCCGCCCCCCTGCGCTGACCGGCCGGCGCGGCTATGGCGACTGCAAGGACAAATCCCTCCTCCTGACAGCCATGCTGCGCCATATGGGCTATGAGGCTGTCCCGGCGCTGGTGCATTCGGATGAAGGGGCGCTGCTGCCACTGGTCGCTCCGGGGCCGGTCCATTTCGATCACGTCATTGTGCGGATCGAATGGCAGGGCAAACCGCATTACATCGACGCGACCTGGTCGCTGCAGGGCGGAGTATTCCCGGAGATTTATGCGCCGCGCTATTCCTGGGCCCTGCCGATCCGCCCCGGTGCTGAACTCGAAGAAATGAATGACAGCCCGCTCGATGCGCCCGAAAAGGAAGTCGTCGAGACTTACGCATTTGAGGATTCAGGCGACATCGCCTTCACCGTCGCCTCGGTCTTTCATGGCCGCGCCGCCGACGTCATGCGCGGCGATATCAGCGAGACCTCGAACAGGACGATGTCGGAGAATTACCGCGACTGGTACCGCAAGCGTTATCCGGGCCTCGACATGGTTGAGCGGATCAAGGTGACGGACGACCGCGACGCCAACCTCATCACCATGATGGAATCCTACAGCCTCGCCTTTGAGGATTTCGAGGCCGACGATCTCGATGATGAATTCGCCTATTCGGCCTATTCGGTGGATTACGACCTGCCCGAAGTCGACGGGAAGGATCGCAAGGCCCCAATCGCGATCCCGCACCCTCTCAACGCTGTTCATGAAGTGATCGTCGAGAATGGCGGCACCCATGACGGCATGGAGGCGGTGTCGAGCCGTATCGGCCCCCTCTCGGTCGATTTCGAGACCAAAGAAGACGGCGAGCGGCTGCATCTGCGATGGGCGATCCGGACCGAGGGCCGCGCCATTCCGGCGGAGGACGCCCAGAGCTATGAGCGCGCCCGGCGGGCCTTTGACGACCTCCTTTATATCACCTGGGACTTCGGAAAGCTGGGTGAAGACGACGAGACGGAACAATCTCCAAGTGTGGGCGAGATCCTGAGGGATGCGTTCTTCGGGCGCTAA
- the rpsB gene encoding 30S ribosomal protein S2 — protein MALPDFTMRQLLEAGVHFGHQTHRWNPRMRQYIFGDRSGIHIIDLSQTVPLLHQALVKVREVVAGGGRVLFVGTKRQAQQPVAEAAARCAQYYMNNRWLGGTLTNWETVSGSIKRLGAIEAALEGEAKGFTKKEQLNMTREHEKLELSLGGIREMGGLPDLMFVVDVNKEDIAIKEAKKLGIPVVAVVDTNCSPEGVDYIIPGNDDASRAISLYCNLVADAVIDGISASAIDMGQDLGELEEAPVEPALEEAAAAADAEPAKAE, from the coding sequence ATGGCTCTGCCCGATTTCACTATGCGCCAGCTCCTCGAAGCCGGCGTCCACTTTGGCCACCAGACCCACCGCTGGAACCCGCGCATGCGCCAATACATCTTTGGCGACCGTTCGGGCATTCATATCATCGACCTGTCGCAGACTGTCCCGCTCCTCCACCAGGCGCTGGTCAAGGTCCGCGAAGTCGTCGCCGGTGGCGGCCGCGTACTGTTCGTCGGGACCAAACGCCAGGCGCAACAGCCGGTCGCAGAAGCTGCTGCCCGCTGCGCTCAATACTACATGAACAACCGCTGGCTCGGCGGCACGCTGACCAACTGGGAAACCGTGTCGGGCTCGATCAAGCGTCTCGGCGCGATTGAAGCCGCTCTTGAAGGCGAAGCCAAAGGCTTCACCAAGAAAGAGCAGCTCAACATGACCCGCGAGCACGAAAAGCTCGAGCTGTCGCTCGGCGGTATCCGCGAAATGGGCGGCCTGCCGGACCTGATGTTCGTTGTTGACGTGAACAAGGAAGACATCGCGATCAAGGAAGCCAAAAAGCTTGGCATCCCGGTCGTCGCGGTTGTCGACACCAACTGCTCGCCTGAAGGCGTCGATTACATCATTCCGGGTAATGACGATGCATCGCGCGCGATTTCGCTTTACTGCAACCTCGTTGCAGACGCGGTGATCGACGGCATCTCGGCCTCTGCGATCGATATGGGTCAGGACCTCGGCGAGCTTGAAGAAGCCCCGGTCGAGCCGGCCCTCGAAGAAGCGGCCGCTGCTGCGGACGCAGAACCGGCGAAAGCCGAGTAA
- the tsf gene encoding translation elongation factor Ts — MAITAQMVKELREKTGAGMMDSKKALQENDGDIEAAVDWLRKKGLAKAAKKAGRAASEGLVAYALDGTKGAVVEVNSETDFVARNELFQKMVAEIAQVALSTDGSVEAVKAAQFPGAGKSVEEHVNEMVGQIGENMSVRRAASLSVEHGVVVPYVHTPIGEQAGKIVVLVALKSVGDSQALLPVGKQVAMHIAAARPLALTVADLDQDVVAREKNVLADQARASGKPDNIIEKMVEGRMQKFYEESVLLEQIFVIDGETRIKDVVANAKAEAGAEVTLDGFIRLELGEGVEKEEEDFAAEVAAMNKG, encoded by the coding sequence ATGGCGATCACGGCCCAGATGGTGAAGGAACTGCGCGAGAAAACCGGCGCGGGGATGATGGATTCGAAAAAAGCCCTGCAGGAAAATGACGGCGATATCGAAGCCGCTGTTGATTGGCTGCGTAAGAAAGGCCTCGCGAAAGCCGCGAAAAAGGCCGGCCGTGCAGCATCTGAAGGCCTCGTGGCATACGCGCTCGACGGCACCAAAGGCGCTGTCGTTGAAGTGAACTCTGAAACCGACTTTGTTGCACGCAACGAGCTGTTCCAGAAAATGGTCGCCGAAATCGCGCAGGTCGCTCTGTCGACCGACGGCTCTGTCGAAGCTGTGAAAGCGGCCCAGTTCCCGGGCGCTGGCAAATCCGTTGAAGAGCATGTCAACGAGATGGTTGGCCAGATCGGCGAGAATATGAGCGTGCGCCGCGCGGCGTCACTGTCTGTCGAGCACGGCGTTGTTGTGCCTTACGTGCACACCCCGATTGGTGAGCAGGCCGGCAAGATCGTTGTTCTCGTTGCGCTGAAATCGGTTGGTGACAGCCAGGCCCTTCTGCCGGTCGGCAAACAGGTTGCCATGCACATCGCTGCCGCTCGTCCGCTGGCGCTGACTGTTGCTGACCTCGATCAGGACGTCGTTGCCCGTGAGAAAAACGTGCTGGCCGACCAGGCACGTGCCTCTGGCAAGCCGGACAACATCATCGAGAAGATGGTCGAAGGCCGGATGCAGAAATTCTACGAAGAGAGCGTTCTCCTCGAGCAGATCTTCGTCATCGACGGCGAGACCCGCATCAAGGACGTCGTTGCCAATGCGAAAGCGGAAGCTGGCGCAGAAGTGACGCTGGACGGCTTCATTCGCCTCGAGCTTGGCGAAGGCGTCGAGAAGGAAGAAGAAGATTTCGCAGCGGAAGTCGCCGCGATGAACAAAGGCTGA
- a CDS encoding alpha-2-macroglobulin family protein, translated as MSMTHRVWRTAMAALLGLSLLACSNEEDAADTDTGTEAEMAAEAPRPAPVPEEFAFLRYAVNGESTTPELCLTFSEPLSPDTDYSAYVDIDARIALRVDGARLCLGGLSYGDEKELTLRTGFPSADGDTLERDESLTLTFDDRPAVVAFAGSGVILPRIDADGLALTTVNVDEVEIKVSRVTDRALVFRSISEGYSAGEGEYGYGGDEPYELGTQVWKGRIDTAGPTNSTVTSVFPIAEAISELEPGAYYVEIKDAGALDRDVNRPAEAARWVLVTDLAFTAYRGKDGLNVTVRSLQSAEPVSGVEVQLVARSNEILGTKKTNGSGQVDFSAAMMAGDEGNTPSMLMAYGREGDFALLDLNRTPVDLSNEPVSGRYRPDMADAFLYLDRGIYRPGETVQASLLLRDAAGHAVEDRAGALVLYQPNGIEQARVRFEELANAGGLSQPFALPKAAARGIWRIAVELDGAGTVGSTSFSVEDFIPQRIALELDADTDTPMRSGETRMIEASARFLYGAPGAGLPVRGTARVETAYNPFKDWAGYSFGMHDERFSQIQFDLPETTADGEGKAAVPLAIAARGLDSTKPLRVRAVVEVEEPGGRVVADDVRIPYHPRDVYLGMKPGFDGRAERGKEASFEVIAVDAKGAATDAEIGWRLVRRDYDYDWYRTSGGSWRWRRSERIVPIESGVLSITGEGEPALINTPELDWGDYTLYATMNGEDLASKGFWVGWRGRTVDGVEAPDQVRVSAPEDPVTVGERATLTIKAPYAGLAEVVVATDEVLLTRQVSVEEAGAEIALPVSEDWGSGAYVMVTVYTPRDAVTQPRPRRAVGVAYVPVDVSDRSYEVMINAPGPVTPNQTYNVDIVAQDGPRGKAYVTLAAVDEGILLLTKFDSPQPLDWFFGKSALGVNLYDDYGRLLDPNQGAASPIRSGGDQIGGAGLTVVPTKTVALFSGVVEMGRDGRATVPLKLPDFNGELRLMAVVWSDEGIGSADQPLTVRDDVPAELILPRFLAPGDEALATVTADNVAGPEGEYDISVVSSGEVSVPNGDLKLTLNAGDRKDENVRIKADEVGLADLAITAKGPGGYIVSSSYPIEVRPAFWPVTRVEKFTLAPGESYTPPADLLSGFISGTELAQISAAATPIDTAALYASLYRYAYACTEQLVSRTMPLLYAEQLAGLEGVAGPDGVRPEIHEAIETLLSRQNAQGAFGLWRIGDQNARPWIGAYAADFLTRAKEQGYAVPEAAVTRALDALTPLARGQFYRSSGYDVTLPPQQYTADTSDRMQNRSTAYALYVLARNGRAERSRLRYMHDEMLEKIESPLARAHIAAGLAAIGDRARAANAFEKAVEKIGYENDGDWYQTPRRDLAAITALAAEAGYTDIVEKLVPRLARDVPEPRSLTTQEKAQMIMAARAIAGDTAKVRVSYHNEEAPQPLELNPAGLENAGPFTNEGDSPVWVTVLASGSPSSPPPAQSADLTIDKRFTDLYGEEIDLGSVERGDRMVVWLTLTPERRAYASYIIADLLPAGFEIETVIRPEDAAPNGPYTFLGTVALPNVAEARDDRFVAAIDTQGLISRRLAYIVRAVTPGEFTMPGAVAEDMYRPDVTGRSASGTVSIAP; from the coding sequence ATGAGTATGACGCATCGGGTCTGGCGGACGGCAATGGCCGCGCTTCTGGGACTTTCACTCCTTGCCTGCTCGAATGAGGAGGATGCAGCCGATACGGATACCGGCACCGAGGCTGAAATGGCGGCCGAGGCGCCCCGCCCGGCCCCTGTGCCCGAAGAGTTCGCCTTCCTGCGCTATGCGGTGAACGGCGAGTCAACGACGCCCGAGCTTTGCCTCACCTTCTCGGAGCCCCTTTCGCCGGACACGGATTACTCCGCCTATGTCGATATCGATGCCCGCATCGCCCTCCGGGTCGATGGCGCGCGGCTCTGTCTTGGCGGGCTTTCCTATGGCGATGAAAAAGAGCTGACACTTCGCACAGGCTTCCCCTCAGCCGATGGCGATACGCTGGAGCGCGATGAGAGCCTGACCCTGACCTTTGATGACCGCCCGGCGGTCGTTGCCTTTGCCGGCTCCGGCGTGATCCTGCCCCGGATCGATGCGGACGGCCTCGCCCTCACCACGGTCAATGTCGATGAGGTCGAGATCAAGGTCTCCCGCGTCACCGACCGCGCCCTTGTCTTCCGCTCCATCTCCGAAGGCTATTCCGCTGGCGAAGGCGAGTACGGATATGGCGGGGACGAACCCTATGAGCTCGGCACACAAGTCTGGAAGGGCCGTATTGATACGGCGGGCCCGACCAATTCGACCGTCACCTCGGTCTTTCCCATCGCCGAAGCCATAAGCGAGCTTGAGCCCGGCGCCTATTATGTCGAGATCAAGGATGCTGGCGCACTAGACCGCGACGTCAACCGCCCGGCAGAGGCCGCCCGCTGGGTGCTCGTCACCGATCTGGCTTTCACCGCCTATCGCGGCAAGGACGGGCTCAACGTCACCGTCCGGTCGCTGCAAAGCGCAGAGCCGGTCTCCGGTGTCGAGGTGCAGCTCGTTGCCCGCTCGAATGAGATTCTCGGTACAAAGAAAACCAATGGCAGCGGCCAGGTTGATTTCTCCGCGGCCATGATGGCCGGGGATGAAGGCAACACACCCAGCATGCTGATGGCCTATGGCCGGGAAGGCGATTTCGCCCTTCTCGATCTTAACCGAACGCCGGTTGATCTCTCGAATGAGCCGGTCTCTGGCCGCTACCGCCCGGACATGGCCGATGCCTTCCTCTATCTTGATCGTGGTATCTACCGTCCCGGCGAGACCGTGCAGGCGAGCCTCCTCCTGCGTGATGCAGCGGGCCATGCGGTTGAGGACCGGGCCGGTGCGCTCGTTCTCTATCAGCCGAATGGCATCGAGCAGGCACGCGTCCGGTTCGAGGAACTCGCCAATGCAGGCGGGCTCTCCCAGCCCTTTGCCCTGCCGAAAGCCGCCGCACGGGGCATCTGGCGCATTGCCGTTGAGCTTGACGGCGCCGGCACAGTCGGCAGCACCAGCTTCTCGGTCGAAGATTTCATCCCCCAGCGGATCGCTCTTGAGCTTGATGCTGATACCGATACCCCGATGCGCTCGGGCGAGACCCGCATGATCGAGGCCAGCGCCCGTTTCCTTTACGGTGCGCCGGGCGCAGGCCTGCCGGTGCGCGGCACGGCGCGCGTTGAGACCGCCTATAATCCGTTCAAGGACTGGGCAGGCTACAGCTTCGGCATGCATGATGAGCGCTTCTCGCAGATCCAGTTCGACCTGCCCGAAACCACAGCCGATGGCGAAGGCAAGGCCGCTGTCCCGCTGGCGATTGCCGCGCGCGGTCTTGACTCAACCAAACCCTTGCGCGTCCGCGCGGTGGTCGAGGTCGAGGAGCCAGGCGGCCGCGTTGTCGCCGATGATGTCCGCATCCCCTATCATCCGCGTGATGTCTATCTTGGCATGAAACCCGGCTTTGACGGCCGGGCGGAGCGCGGCAAGGAAGCGAGCTTCGAGGTCATCGCGGTCGATGCCAAGGGCGCGGCCACGGATGCCGAGATCGGCTGGCGACTGGTCCGCCGCGATTATGATTACGACTGGTACCGCACATCGGGTGGCTCATGGCGCTGGCGGCGGTCAGAACGCATCGTGCCGATTGAATCGGGTGTGCTGAGTATCACCGGTGAAGGCGAACCCGCCCTCATCAACACGCCGGAACTCGATTGGGGCGATTACACCCTCTACGCCACGATGAATGGCGAAGACCTTGCCTCCAAAGGCTTCTGGGTCGGCTGGCGCGGCCGCACCGTCGATGGCGTCGAAGCCCCCGATCAGGTGCGCGTCTCTGCGCCCGAAGACCCCGTCACGGTGGGAGAACGGGCCACGCTGACCATCAAGGCGCCCTATGCAGGCCTTGCCGAAGTCGTGGTGGCCACCGACGAAGTCCTCCTGACACGGCAGGTCAGCGTTGAGGAAGCCGGCGCCGAAATCGCCCTGCCCGTCTCTGAGGACTGGGGCTCTGGCGCATACGTCATGGTGACAGTCTACACCCCGCGTGATGCGGTGACCCAGCCGCGTCCGCGCCGCGCCGTCGGCGTCGCCTACGTGCCGGTCGATGTCTCTGACCGCAGCTATGAGGTGATGATCAACGCGCCGGGTCCGGTCACACCCAACCAGACCTATAATGTCGATATCGTCGCGCAGGACGGCCCGCGCGGCAAAGCCTATGTCACGCTCGCCGCAGTCGATGAGGGTATCCTGCTGCTCACCAAATTCGACTCGCCTCAGCCGCTGGACTGGTTCTTCGGCAAATCAGCGCTGGGCGTAAATCTTTATGACGATTACGGACGGCTGCTTGACCCGAACCAGGGCGCAGCATCACCGATCCGCTCGGGCGGCGACCAGATCGGCGGGGCTGGCCTCACGGTCGTTCCCACTAAAACGGTCGCGCTCTTCTCGGGCGTCGTTGAGATGGGCCGCGACGGGCGCGCAACAGTGCCGCTCAAACTGCCTGACTTTAACGGCGAGCTTCGCCTGATGGCCGTTGTCTGGTCGGATGAAGGCATCGGCTCTGCCGACCAGCCGCTCACCGTCCGTGATGATGTGCCTGCAGAACTCATCCTGCCGCGCTTCCTTGCGCCGGGCGACGAGGCGCTCGCCACCGTCACTGCCGACAATGTCGCGGGGCCCGAGGGCGAGTATGACATCTCCGTTGTCAGCTCCGGCGAGGTCAGCGTGCCTAATGGCGATCTCAAGCTCACGCTCAATGCAGGCGATCGCAAGGACGAAAACGTCCGCATCAAGGCGGATGAAGTCGGCCTTGCCGACCTTGCGATCACGGCCAAGGGGCCGGGCGGCTATATTGTCTCCAGCTCCTATCCCATCGAAGTGCGCCCGGCATTCTGGCCGGTCACGCGGGTTGAGAAATTCACCCTCGCCCCTGGGGAGAGCTATACACCGCCTGCGGATCTTCTCTCCGGGTTCATCTCCGGCACGGAGCTCGCGCAGATCAGCGCAGCGGCAACGCCGATTGATACGGCGGCGCTTTATGCCTCGCTCTATCGCTATGCCTATGCGTGCACAGAACAGCTCGTCAGCCGCACCATGCCGCTGCTCTATGCTGAACAGCTCGCAGGGCTGGAAGGTGTTGCTGGACCGGATGGGGTGCGCCCTGAAATCCACGAAGCCATCGAAACCCTTCTGTCGCGTCAGAATGCGCAAGGCGCCTTCGGGCTGTGGCGGATCGGGGACCAGAATGCGCGGCCATGGATTGGCGCCTATGCCGCCGATTTCCTGACCCGCGCCAAAGAGCAGGGCTATGCTGTGCCGGAGGCCGCGGTGACCCGTGCGCTCGATGCACTCACGCCGCTGGCTCGCGGTCAGTTCTATCGCAGCTCCGGCTATGATGTGACCCTGCCGCCCCAGCAATATACGGCGGATACGTCCGACCGGATGCAGAACCGCAGCACGGCCTACGCGCTTTACGTCCTTGCCCGGAACGGCCGGGCGGAACGTTCGCGCCTGCGCTATATGCATGACGAGATGCTCGAGAAGATCGAGAGCCCGCTCGCCCGTGCGCATATCGCCGCCGGTCTTGCGGCCATTGGTGACCGAGCCCGCGCGGCCAATGCCTTCGAGAAGGCGGTCGAGAAGATCGGCTACGAGAATGACGGCGACTGGTACCAGACGCCGCGCCGCGACCTTGCCGCCATCACGGCCCTCGCCGCAGAAGCGGGGTACACCGACATTGTCGAGAAACTGGTTCCGCGCCTTGCCCGCGATGTGCCCGAGCCCCGCTCGCTCACGACGCAGGAAAAAGCGCAGATGATCATGGCTGCGCGCGCCATTGCCGGGGACACGGCAAAGGTCCGCGTTTCCTATCACAATGAGGAAGCCCCCCAGCCGCTCGAGCTGAATCCGGCTGGCCTCGAAAACGCTGGCCCCTTCACCAATGAAGGCGACAGCCCCGTCTGGGTGACGGTCCTTGCCAGCGGCTCCCCGTCGAGCCCGCCGCCGGCCCAATCCGCCGATCTGACCATCGATAAGCGGTTCACGGACCTTTACGGTGAGGAAATCGATCTCGGTTCTGTTGAGCGCGGCGACCGCATGGTCGTCTGGCTGACCCTGACGCCGGAGCGCCGGGCTTATGCCTCCTATATCATCGCCGATCTTCTGCCTGCGGGCTTTGAGATCGAAACGGTGATCCGTCCCGAGGATGCAGCGCCCAACGGGCCCTACACCTTCCTCGGCACGGTGGCCCTGCCCAATGTCGCCGAAGCGCGCGATGACCGTTTCGTTGCGGCGATCGACACGCAAGGGCTGATCTCGCGGCGGCTCGCCTATATCGTCCGTGCCGTGACGCCCGGTGAATTCACCATGCCGGGCGCGGTCGCCGAGGACATGTACCGTCCCGACGTCACCGGCCGTTCGGCTTCCGGCACGGTCTCCATCGCCCCCTGA
- a CDS encoding 2-dehydropantoate 2-reductase — MAQTKTIAIAGAGSIGGYVGGLLSLGGHEVRMLARPAMVARVAAGLHLSSHEGLDATVLPGQLQVSEDSAILRGADIILVTVKSGGTAGMAELIAAEAPQGAVVISLQNGVGNADILRAGLPGRDVRAGMVPFNVLQTEDGRLHRGTSGDIMIEAGPGGISEALSVPYLPVHESTDMGSVLWGKLLLNLNNALNALSGLTLYQQLSDRDWRRLVAGQMDEALRVLAAAGIIPAKATPLPPKMVPKILRLPTPVFRIVSGRMLKIDRMARSSMWEDLSRGRPTEIGVLQGAVEDLATRHGLTVPLISRVAELIRVAEANGAGSPGLSPDDVRG, encoded by the coding sequence ATGGCCCAGACGAAAACCATCGCGATTGCAGGCGCGGGCAGTATAGGCGGTTATGTTGGCGGGCTCCTTTCCCTTGGCGGCCATGAAGTGCGGATGCTGGCGCGGCCCGCGATGGTGGCGCGGGTGGCGGCGGGGCTTCACCTCTCTAGCCATGAAGGGCTCGATGCGACGGTACTGCCGGGGCAGCTTCAGGTCAGTGAGGATAGCGCGATCCTGCGCGGCGCGGATATCATTCTGGTCACGGTCAAATCGGGCGGCACGGCAGGCATGGCCGAGCTGATCGCGGCGGAGGCACCGCAAGGTGCGGTGGTCATCAGCCTGCAGAACGGTGTCGGCAATGCCGATATCTTGCGTGCTGGCCTACCCGGCCGGGATGTGCGGGCGGGGATGGTGCCATTTAATGTGCTGCAGACGGAGGATGGGCGGCTCCATCGGGGGACCAGCGGGGACATCATGATCGAGGCGGGCCCGGGCGGCATCAGTGAAGCGCTGAGCGTGCCCTACCTGCCGGTTCACGAAAGCACCGATATGGGCAGCGTCCTCTGGGGCAAGCTTCTTCTCAACCTCAATAATGCGCTCAACGCGCTGTCTGGCCTAACCCTTTATCAGCAGCTCTCGGACCGCGACTGGCGGCGGCTGGTTGCAGGGCAGATGGACGAAGCGCTCCGTGTGCTGGCGGCGGCCGGGATTATCCCGGCAAAGGCAACGCCGCTGCCGCCGAAAATGGTGCCAAAGATCCTGCGCCTGCCAACCCCGGTATTTCGCATCGTCTCTGGGCGTATGCTGAAGATCGACCGGATGGCGCGCTCCTCCATGTGGGAGGATTTAAGCCGCGGGCGGCCGACCGAGATCGGCGTCCTGCAGGGCGCGGTTGAGGATTTGGCCACCCGGCACGGACTCACCGTCCCCCTGATCTCCCGCGTCGCCGAACTCATCCGCGTCGCCGAAGCAAACGGTGCAGGCAGCCCGGGATTATCGCCGGATGATGTTCGGGGGTGA